One segment of Segatella copri DNA contains the following:
- a CDS encoding DUF6298 domain-containing protein: MKRLFSIWIFTLVGVVQIFAQPFAFDFSYVGYQQSEKEIPDADVVVFVKWKEGDQSARIQKVIDFVSARKMDKKTGLRGAVLLDKGVFELSQPLRIQTSGVVLRGTDRNQTVLYKKGVDRGAVVYLESEKQMQTLGEPMKLSAPWKLGERKVTLPAGCKMGDEILIVRPSTKEWIQKMGCADFGAGKDLGYWGWHPGEIDVRWTRSVVSDGKGELQLDAPLSMSLGQDDAECFVQRIAGNDWRLKNVGVENLTIDSEYDTTNPKDENHAWEGVYINKVKDGWVRMVNFRHLAGSAVVTQRDASRITVEDCISQAPVSEIGGYRRRTFLCMGEQCLFQRCYSEQGMHDFVAGLCAAGPNAFVQCDGYESLGYSGAVGPWCTGLLFDNVNIDGNDIKFCNLGLEGYGIGWNTANSLAYQCTAAGIFADSIPDGSNNHVFACWAQFNGSGDFQQCNNHAKPWSRFASLLEKRLGRDVSAQCRVLERERNNVSNNPTYDVAQKMVEEARKPRITMQMWIADSARFMASVSPVKVMDVDKIKERSKKKADLAHAGKPVFAIKEGKIMVADTLLKGARMNTPWWNGRVRYSAFPKIADAVTRFVPGMEGQGTTTRVDSVVAHLRDKHVVLFNQNYGLWYDRRRDDHERVRRRDGDVWAPFYEQPFARSGQGTAWDGLSKYDLTKLNPWYISRIKELAEKGAKNGLLVINQHYFQHNILEAGAHWVDCPWRPVNNINGTVFPEPVPFAGDKRVWMAEYFYNIDNPVMRQLHKQYIMKMLDAFADEPNVIQSIGEEYTGPYHFTKFWLQTVAEWEAKTGKHVWVALSCNKDVQDAILQDPELRKVVDIIHIEQWYYTQKGLYAPEGGKNLAPRQYQRRLRPGKVTYDDVFKSVSEYRQAYPEKAVIYSGASAPENGKAVMDAGGSCPNVK; this comes from the coding sequence ATGAAAAGATTATTTTCTATATGGATATTTACGTTAGTAGGGGTTGTGCAAATCTTTGCGCAACCCTTCGCGTTTGATTTTAGCTACGTGGGCTACCAGCAGAGCGAAAAGGAGATTCCGGATGCGGACGTTGTGGTCTTCGTGAAATGGAAAGAAGGCGACCAGAGCGCTCGCATACAGAAAGTCATCGACTTTGTTTCTGCCCGCAAAATGGATAAGAAGACGGGACTACGAGGGGCTGTCTTGCTCGATAAGGGTGTATTCGAACTCTCACAGCCGCTTCGTATCCAGACTTCGGGCGTGGTGCTGAGAGGTACTGACCGCAATCAGACGGTGCTATATAAAAAAGGTGTAGACCGTGGGGCGGTGGTGTATCTGGAAAGCGAAAAGCAGATGCAGACGCTGGGTGAACCCATGAAATTGTCTGCTCCCTGGAAGTTGGGAGAGCGGAAGGTGACGCTGCCTGCTGGCTGCAAGATGGGCGATGAGATACTGATAGTACGTCCTTCTACCAAGGAATGGATTCAGAAGATGGGCTGTGCTGACTTCGGTGCAGGCAAGGATCTGGGCTATTGGGGCTGGCATCCGGGAGAAATCGATGTGCGCTGGACCCGTAGTGTGGTTTCTGACGGAAAGGGAGAATTGCAGTTGGATGCTCCTTTATCCATGTCGCTCGGTCAGGATGATGCGGAATGCTTCGTTCAGCGCATCGCCGGTAATGACTGGCGCTTGAAGAATGTGGGTGTAGAAAATCTCACGATAGATTCTGAATATGATACTACCAATCCGAAGGATGAAAACCATGCCTGGGAGGGTGTATATATTAATAAGGTGAAAGACGGTTGGGTAAGAATGGTGAATTTCCGCCATCTGGCTGGTTCGGCAGTCGTAACCCAGCGTGATGCTTCCCGTATCACGGTAGAGGATTGCATTTCTCAGGCTCCTGTCTCAGAAATCGGTGGCTACCGTCGTCGCACTTTCCTCTGTATGGGCGAACAATGTCTGTTCCAGCGTTGCTATTCTGAACAGGGCATGCACGATTTTGTGGCTGGTCTCTGTGCGGCGGGTCCTAATGCCTTCGTACAATGCGATGGTTATGAATCGCTGGGTTATAGTGGTGCAGTGGGACCTTGGTGTACAGGATTGCTCTTCGATAATGTGAATATCGATGGCAACGACATCAAGTTCTGCAATCTCGGTCTCGAAGGCTACGGCATCGGATGGAATACAGCCAACAGCCTCGCTTACCAATGTACGGCTGCCGGAATCTTTGCCGACAGCATTCCTGATGGCAGCAACAACCATGTGTTTGCCTGTTGGGCGCAGTTTAACGGCTCTGGTGATTTCCAGCAATGTAACAATCATGCCAAACCATGGAGCCGCTTTGCCTCTCTTCTGGAGAAACGACTGGGTAGGGATGTCTCTGCCCAATGTCGTGTGCTGGAGAGAGAACGCAACAATGTGAGCAACAATCCTACCTATGATGTGGCACAGAAGATGGTGGAAGAGGCGCGCAAACCTCGCATCACCATGCAGATGTGGATAGCAGACAGCGCCCGGTTCATGGCTTCTGTTTCTCCTGTCAAGGTTATGGATGTGGATAAAATCAAGGAACGTTCTAAGAAAAAGGCGGATCTTGCCCATGCCGGGAAGCCTGTCTTCGCGATAAAGGAGGGTAAGATCATGGTGGCTGATACGCTGTTGAAGGGTGCAAGAATGAATACCCCTTGGTGGAACGGACGTGTTCGTTACTCGGCTTTCCCTAAGATTGCCGATGCCGTGACCCGTTTTGTGCCGGGAATGGAGGGACAGGGCACTACCACCCGTGTGGATAGTGTGGTGGCTCATCTTCGTGATAAGCATGTGGTGCTCTTCAATCAGAACTACGGCTTGTGGTATGACCGTCGCCGTGATGACCACGAACGTGTGCGCCGCCGTGATGGAGATGTCTGGGCTCCGTTCTATGAGCAGCCTTTTGCCAGAAGCGGACAGGGCACGGCTTGGGACGGACTGAGTAAGTATGACCTTACAAAGTTGAATCCGTGGTACATCAGCCGCATTAAGGAATTGGCAGAAAAGGGAGCCAAGAATGGTTTGCTGGTTATCAACCAGCACTATTTCCAGCATAATATTCTGGAGGCAGGTGCCCATTGGGTAGATTGTCCATGGCGTCCGGTCAACAATATCAATGGTACGGTGTTCCCTGAACCTGTTCCTTTTGCCGGTGATAAGCGTGTATGGATGGCTGAATACTTCTATAATATAGATAATCCGGTGATGCGCCAGCTGCATAAGCAGTATATCATGAAGATGCTGGATGCCTTTGCTGATGAGCCGAACGTGATTCAGTCGATTGGTGAAGAGTATACGGGTCCTTATCATTTTACGAAGTTCTGGTTGCAGACCGTTGCCGAATGGGAGGCTAAGACGGGCAAGCATGTCTGGGTGGCTTTGTCGTGCAACAAGGATGTGCAGGATGCCATCCTCCAGGATCCGGAGTTGAGAAAGGTGGTTGACATAATTCATATTGAACAGTGGTATTATACCCAGAAGGGACTTTATGCTCCTGAAGGAGGCAAGAATCTGGCACCTCGCCAGTATCAGCGTCGCCTTCGTCCGGGCAAGGTTACTTATGATGATGTCTTCAAGAGTGTGAGCGAGTATCGTCAGGCTTATCCTGAGAAGGCTGTCATTTACAGTGGGGCTTCGGCACCCGAGAATGGCAAGGCGGTGATGGATGCTGGCGGCTCTTGCCCGAATGTGAAGTAA
- a CDS encoding RNA polymerase sigma factor, with the protein MKTSYNNIREREKAAQTLLAAYRQGDQNAFMSLYDMYAEMLLNYGLCITSDKELVKDCVQDVFIKLISKSQDLQVTKVTSYLLISLRNRLLDEFRRKNYMTETAVEDIRISTTVEDVENSYILDESSLNNVRKVQILMDELTPRQRQVFTLYYIEQRKYEDICDIMQMNYHSVRNLVHRGMLKLRAAVAV; encoded by the coding sequence ATGAAAACAAGCTACAATAACATCAGAGAAAGAGAGAAAGCAGCACAGACGTTGCTCGCTGCCTATCGTCAAGGCGACCAGAACGCTTTCATGTCTTTATATGATATGTACGCGGAAATGTTGCTCAATTATGGTCTGTGTATTACATCAGACAAAGAACTTGTAAAAGATTGTGTACAAGATGTGTTTATCAAACTCATCTCTAAAAGCCAGGATTTACAAGTTACAAAGGTAACCTCTTACCTACTCATTTCTCTCCGCAACAGATTGCTGGATGAGTTTCGCCGCAAGAACTATATGACGGAGACTGCGGTGGAGGATATCCGTATCTCTACAACAGTAGAAGATGTGGAAAACTCTTATATCCTTGATGAAAGTTCACTCAATAATGTTCGTAAGGTACAGATCCTGATGGATGAGCTGACACCACGCCAGCGCCAGGTGTTCACCTTATATTATATAGAGCAGCGCAAATATGAGGACATCTGTGACATCATGCAGATGAACTATCATAGTGTACGCAATCTGGTACATCGTGGCATGTTGAAGTTGCGTGCAGCCGTAGCAGTATAA
- a CDS encoding 2-C-methyl-D-erythritol 4-phosphate cytidylyltransferase: MDYVIIVAGGKGLRMGSEIPKQFLPVAGKPILMRTIERFHEYNPALNIILVLPESQQAYWHQLCEEHHFSIKHQIANGGDTRFQSSKNGLALIPDDEDGVVGIHDGVRPFVSKEVIEECFETAREEYAAIPVYAVTDTLRYIDQHGGGKNVLRSDYRVVQTPQTFDIGLAKQAFNQEYKEQFTDDASVVESLGCQVAMVEGNRENIKITTPFDIKVAEALLG; this comes from the coding sequence ATGGATTACGTAATCATAGTAGCCGGAGGCAAGGGCCTCCGCATGGGAAGTGAGATTCCGAAACAGTTCTTGCCGGTAGCGGGCAAGCCTATCCTGATGCGCACCATAGAGCGTTTTCATGAATATAACCCTGCATTGAACATCATCCTGGTTCTGCCGGAGAGTCAGCAGGCATACTGGCACCAGCTCTGCGAGGAGCATCATTTCAGCATCAAGCACCAGATAGCTAATGGTGGCGACACCCGTTTCCAGTCATCCAAAAACGGTCTGGCACTCATTCCTGATGATGAAGATGGCGTAGTGGGTATTCACGACGGCGTGCGCCCATTCGTATCTAAAGAAGTCATCGAGGAATGTTTCGAGACAGCTCGCGAAGAATATGCAGCCATCCCTGTATATGCCGTAACCGACACCCTGCGCTATATCGACCAGCACGGAGGCGGAAAGAATGTGCTGCGCAGCGATTACCGCGTGGTACAGACTCCCCAGACCTTCGACATCGGTCTGGCAAAGCAGGCTTTCAACCAGGAATACAAGGAACAGTTTACCGATGATGCTTCGGTGGTAGAAAGTCTTGGCTGTCAGGTTGCAATGGTAGAGGGTAACCGTGAGAACATCAAGATTACCACTCCATTCGACATCAAGGTAGCGGAAGCGTTGCTGGGGTAA
- a CDS encoding DJ-1 family glyoxalase III has protein sequence MAKVYEFLANGFEEIEGLAPVDILRRGGVDIKTVSVTGTEWVETSHGVTIKADLKFEDIASFEDADMLMIPGGMPGSTNLNEHEGVRQALIAQHKAGKRIGAICAAPMVLASTGILEGKKATCYPGFEQYFGENTEYTATLFQEDDNVITGEGPAATLPYAYKILSYFVSKETVAALQDGMMYDHLMQSK, from the coding sequence ATGGCTAAGGTATATGAATTTCTTGCCAATGGCTTCGAGGAAATCGAAGGATTGGCTCCGGTAGACATCCTCCGCAGAGGTGGTGTAGACATCAAGACAGTAAGTGTAACGGGTACTGAATGGGTAGAAACATCGCATGGTGTTACCATCAAGGCTGACCTGAAGTTTGAGGATATTGCCAGCTTTGAAGATGCTGACATGCTGATGATTCCGGGCGGAATGCCAGGAAGTACAAACCTGAACGAGCACGAAGGTGTACGCCAGGCGCTCATCGCACAGCACAAGGCTGGCAAGCGAATCGGTGCCATCTGCGCAGCCCCAATGGTTCTGGCAAGCACAGGCATCCTCGAAGGAAAGAAGGCTACCTGTTATCCTGGCTTTGAGCAGTATTTCGGCGAGAACACCGAATATACCGCCACCCTCTTCCAGGAAGACGACAACGTGATTACGGGCGAAGGTCCTGCAGCAACCCTCCCATACGCCTATAAGATATTGAGCTATTTCGTAAGCAAGGAAACTGTAGCTGCCCTGCAGGATGGCATGATGTATGATCATCTCATGCAGAGCAAGTAA
- a CDS encoding NAD kinase has product MAQQHLKFAIFGNEYQAKKSASIEKILLYLEKKEAEVYVENAYYEFLTRDQHLDVKAAGVFEDYNFDVDYVISMGGDGTFLKAASRVGAKGTPIIGVNMGRLGFLADVLPSEIESALDSLYAGDCLIEEHAVIQVEAEGGILAGNPFALNDIAVLKRDDASMISIRTQVDGEFLVTYQADGLIVTTPTGSTAYNLSNGGPIIIPQSGSICLTPVAPHSLNIRPIVINDTAVITLDIESRSHNYLVAIDGRSERMTEETRLIIRKAPHSIKIVKQRNQRYFSTLREKLMWGADQRER; this is encoded by the coding sequence ATGGCACAGCAACATTTAAAATTCGCAATATTTGGTAATGAATACCAGGCTAAGAAGTCGGCTTCGATAGAGAAAATCCTTCTTTATCTCGAAAAGAAGGAGGCTGAAGTTTATGTGGAGAATGCTTATTACGAGTTTCTTACCCGCGACCAGCATCTTGATGTGAAGGCGGCTGGGGTGTTCGAGGATTATAACTTCGATGTGGATTACGTCATCTCTATGGGTGGTGACGGTACCTTTCTGAAGGCAGCGAGCCGTGTGGGAGCCAAGGGTACGCCTATCATCGGTGTGAATATGGGCAGGTTGGGCTTCCTTGCCGATGTGCTGCCTAGTGAGATAGAGTCGGCTCTGGACAGTCTTTATGCCGGTGATTGTCTGATAGAGGAGCATGCGGTGATTCAGGTGGAGGCAGAAGGTGGCATACTTGCCGGCAATCCGTTCGCCCTCAACGATATCGCCGTACTGAAGCGTGATGATGCTTCGATGATTTCTATCCGTACGCAGGTTGATGGCGAATTTCTCGTTACCTATCAGGCTGATGGACTGATTGTTACCACGCCAACAGGTTCTACAGCATACAATCTATCTAATGGCGGACCTATCATCATTCCGCAGAGTGGCAGCATCTGTCTTACTCCGGTGGCTCCTCACAGTCTGAACATCCGTCCTATCGTCATCAACGATACGGCTGTCATCACGCTCGATATCGAGAGTCGCAGCCACAACTATCTGGTAGCCATCGATGGCCGTAGTGAGCGTATGACGGAGGAAACCCGCCTTATCATCCGAAAGGCTCCTCATAGCATCAAGATTGTGAAGCAGCGCAACCAGCGTTATTTCTCTACCTTGAGAGAAAAACTGATGTGGGGTGCTGACCAGCGCGAAAGATAA
- a CDS encoding site-specific integrase, giving the protein MAKKRTKTKVKEPIKIWVKPLKNGNKAIYLRTYQAGSKGRGYTYERLKGLLLVDDKRGSDKEAKAKNEATLRTAMLIRCERIREWSMSHGNYQREMVTKDMLLKDWMLLYADQKRQQGQSGSHAVNIQHALLHLIRYKGENIRMAQLDKVYCEGLVQYLAHAKTIGTDVPKRGEHHEKDLAKGTARLYYNTFVTALNEAVREGIIPENPTKLLKKEEKKLIGQGESRRCYLSIEEIRLLMATPCKDETVKQAFLFACFCGLRISDVRTLRWADIGKGTEGYYISKLMVKTRHVVTVPLSENALSWMPARGQARADDKVFELPSFFSVNYRLKQWAREAGIDKPVTFHVSRHTFATALLTMGVDLYTTSKLLGHQNIITTQVYAEIVNRKKVEAVNLLDQIKPL; this is encoded by the coding sequence ATGGCGAAAAAGAGAACTAAAACAAAAGTAAAGGAACCCATCAAGATTTGGGTGAAACCTTTGAAGAATGGCAACAAGGCTATCTATCTGCGTACTTACCAAGCAGGAAGCAAGGGTAGAGGCTATACCTACGAGCGGTTGAAGGGATTGTTGCTGGTAGATGACAAAAGAGGAAGCGACAAGGAGGCTAAGGCAAAGAATGAAGCTACTTTGCGCACCGCTATGCTCATCCGATGTGAGCGAATCAGAGAGTGGAGTATGAGCCACGGTAACTATCAGCGAGAGATGGTGACCAAGGATATGCTCTTAAAAGACTGGATGCTGCTATATGCTGATCAAAAAAGACAGCAGGGACAGAGCGGCAGTCATGCTGTCAACATCCAGCATGCCCTCTTGCATTTGATAAGATACAAGGGTGAGAATATTCGCATGGCACAACTGGACAAGGTGTATTGCGAAGGCTTGGTACAGTATCTGGCTCATGCCAAGACCATTGGTACGGATGTGCCCAAGCGGGGCGAACATCATGAGAAAGACTTGGCGAAGGGTACGGCACGCCTCTATTACAATACGTTTGTTACCGCATTGAATGAGGCGGTGAGAGAAGGTATCATACCTGAGAATCCCACCAAACTACTGAAGAAAGAAGAGAAAAAGCTGATTGGTCAGGGAGAGAGCCGACGCTGCTATCTCAGCATCGAGGAAATCAGATTGTTGATGGCTACTCCTTGCAAGGATGAAACCGTGAAGCAAGCTTTCCTCTTCGCTTGTTTCTGTGGTTTGCGCATCAGTGATGTCAGGACATTGCGATGGGCAGATATCGGAAAAGGTACGGAGGGATACTATATTAGCAAGTTGATGGTGAAGACCCGTCATGTGGTAACGGTACCCTTGTCGGAGAATGCTTTGTCGTGGATGCCAGCAAGAGGACAGGCAAGGGCTGATGACAAGGTATTTGAGCTGCCATCGTTCTTCTCGGTCAACTATCGATTGAAGCAATGGGCTAGGGAGGCAGGCATTGACAAGCCAGTTACTTTTCATGTATCTCGTCATACCTTTGCCACCGCCTTGCTCACGATGGGAGTGGACCTCTATACCACCAGCAAACTGTTGGGACATCAAAACATCATAACCACGCAAGTATATGCCGAGATAGTGAACAGAAAGAAGGTTGAGGCGGTGAACCTTTTGGACCAAATCAAGCCTCTTTAG
- a CDS encoding alpha-amylase family glycosyl hydrolase, with product MKKIYFTLLAAMALTLGACSSSNDPDLPDPEPTPAPTPSPEPEPSLNSQGWASDYSGVMLQGFSWDSYNESQWKVLEKQADELKGYIDLVWLPQSGKCMEATQVMGYMPYYYFNQNSSFGSEAELRSLITKFKAAGIGAIADVVINHRNTDGWFTFPAETYKGVTYQMQSTDICKNDDGGTTATQAATDGVSLSQNNDEGTDFGGCRDIDHKSENVQKVIKAYLKYLKDDLGYTGFRYDMVKGFDGSHVADYNDATGVEYSVGEYWDGNDKIESWINRTNKKSAAFDFQFRYNVRDAVNGAANGKVTTSSDWSKLHSNDNLMHDANYRRYAVTFVENHDTQKRSESEQNDPLRKDTIAANAYMLAMPGTPCIFQPHWNAYKSEIKEMIAARKYAGITNMSNYANKQSKKTLYVNEVTGTKHKLLVAVGNDADKYAGETGYTKILSGYHYAYFLSNDAETSWTDVPSGSYEEGFKTTLTAVSQTEGAKLVYTLDGSTPTAKSTTVESGKEISINGTCTLKVGLLVNGEVRNIATHQYTIEKFKAYKFMVYVNADAVKWNPLYCYTWKKAASVKWPGEKMTETKTIGGKTWYYKEVSIDNATELVNVIFNNGTDKPQTVDIAGLTSTAYFEIEASKEGKKYKVKDVTAEYNK from the coding sequence ATGAAGAAGATATACTTTACACTCCTTGCCGCAATGGCACTCACACTTGGAGCATGCTCTAGCAGCAATGACCCTGATCTTCCAGATCCTGAGCCAACGCCAGCGCCTACCCCAAGTCCTGAGCCTGAACCAAGTCTCAATTCGCAAGGCTGGGCTAGCGATTATAGCGGTGTTATGCTGCAAGGATTCTCTTGGGATTCTTATAATGAATCACAATGGAAGGTCTTAGAGAAGCAGGCTGATGAGCTGAAAGGTTATATCGACCTTGTTTGGCTTCCACAAAGCGGAAAATGTATGGAGGCCACTCAGGTGATGGGTTATATGCCATATTACTATTTTAATCAGAACTCTTCTTTCGGATCTGAGGCTGAGCTCAGAAGTCTGATTACTAAGTTTAAAGCCGCTGGTATAGGTGCTATTGCTGATGTAGTCATCAACCACCGCAATACAGACGGCTGGTTCACCTTCCCTGCAGAAACCTACAAGGGAGTGACCTACCAGATGCAATCTACAGACATCTGCAAGAATGATGATGGCGGAACTACAGCAACCCAGGCTGCCACAGACGGGGTAAGCCTCAGCCAGAACAATGATGAGGGAACCGACTTTGGAGGTTGCCGTGACATCGACCACAAGAGCGAAAATGTGCAGAAGGTGATCAAAGCGTATCTGAAATATCTGAAGGATGATTTGGGTTACACCGGTTTCCGCTATGATATGGTGAAAGGCTTCGATGGTAGCCATGTTGCCGACTATAATGATGCCACAGGTGTAGAATACTCTGTAGGTGAATACTGGGATGGTAACGACAAAATAGAAAGTTGGATAAACAGAACTAACAAGAAGAGCGCAGCCTTCGACTTCCAGTTCCGTTATAACGTACGCGATGCCGTAAACGGAGCGGCTAACGGAAAGGTGACAACATCTTCAGACTGGTCAAAGCTCCACAGTAACGACAATCTTATGCACGATGCCAATTATCGTCGTTATGCGGTTACTTTTGTAGAAAATCATGATACACAGAAACGCTCTGAATCAGAACAGAACGACCCTCTGCGCAAAGATACCATAGCAGCCAATGCCTATATGCTCGCCATGCCAGGCACACCATGTATCTTCCAGCCACACTGGAATGCTTATAAGTCTGAGATAAAGGAGATGATTGCAGCCCGCAAATATGCAGGCATCACTAATATGAGCAATTATGCCAACAAGCAGAGCAAGAAAACTCTTTATGTGAACGAGGTTACTGGTACTAAGCACAAACTTCTTGTGGCTGTAGGTAATGATGCTGATAAATATGCAGGAGAAACAGGCTATACAAAGATTCTTTCCGGTTATCACTATGCCTATTTTCTCTCTAATGATGCAGAAACCTCTTGGACCGACGTGCCTTCTGGCTCATACGAGGAAGGTTTCAAGACCACACTTACTGCAGTCAGCCAGACAGAGGGAGCCAAATTGGTTTATACCTTGGACGGCTCTACCCCTACTGCAAAGAGCACAACTGTAGAAAGTGGTAAGGAAATCAGCATCAATGGTACTTGTACCTTGAAGGTTGGATTGCTTGTGAATGGTGAAGTTAGAAATATCGCCACTCATCAATATACGATTGAGAAGTTCAAGGCATATAAATTTATGGTTTATGTGAATGCCGATGCTGTGAAATGGAACCCATTATACTGCTATACATGGAAGAAAGCAGCATCTGTTAAGTGGCCTGGTGAAAAGATGACAGAAACAAAGACCATCGGTGGTAAGACATGGTACTACAAGGAAGTCAGCATTGATAATGCAACCGAGTTGGTGAATGTCATATTCAATAATGGCACAGATAAGCCGCAGACTGTAGATATAGCAGGTCTCACCAGTACGGCTTACTTCGAAATCGAGGCATCCAAAGAAGGTAAGAAATATAAAGTGAAGGATGTTACTGCAGAATACAACAAATAA